A window of the Parabacteroides merdae ATCC 43184 genome harbors these coding sequences:
- a CDS encoding low molecular weight protein-tyrosine-phosphatase, with translation MMEEKKGEYKILFVCLGNICRSPSAEAVMKKLVQDAGLDGRIKIDSAGIIGYHAGEKADPRMRSHAARRGYKLDSVSRPVCTEDFFDFDLIIGMDNRNIDDLKRKAPDLESVEKIHQMTEYSQNKLYDHVPDPYYSGAEGFELVLDLLEDACAGLLDELVQFISSNPDN, from the coding sequence ATGATGGAAGAGAAGAAAGGAGAATATAAGATATTGTTTGTGTGTCTGGGAAATATTTGCCGGTCACCGTCGGCTGAGGCCGTGATGAAGAAGTTGGTTCAGGATGCGGGACTGGATGGCCGGATCAAGATCGATTCTGCCGGTATTATTGGGTATCACGCAGGAGAAAAAGCCGATCCGCGTATGCGCTCGCATGCGGCCCGTAGGGGATATAAGTTAGATTCGGTCTCCCGTCCGGTATGTACGGAAGACTTTTTCGACTTCGACCTGATTATCGGAATGGACAACCGTAACATAGACGATCTGAAACGGAAAGCCCCGGATTTGGAATCCGTGGAAAAGATACATCAGATGACGGAATATTCCCAGAACAAGCTGTATGACCATGTCCCCGATCCGTACTATAGTGGAGCGGAAGGTTTCGAGCTGGTCCTTGATCTGCTGGAGGATGCTTGCGCTGGGCTACTGGATGAGCTTGTACAGTTTATTTCTTCAAATCCGGATAACTGA